From Alienimonas californiensis, a single genomic window includes:
- a CDS encoding SIMPL domain-containing protein (The SIMPL domain is named for its presence in mouse protein SIMPL (signalling molecule that associates with mouse pelle-like kinase). Bacterial member BP26, from Brucella, was shown to assemble into a channel-like structure, while YggE from E. coli has been associated with resistance to oxidative stress.) translates to MIRSLRALTVVLSLASLPTVAPAQLAGLRGGSEEAPPIQGLEPPDPAAAERVITVEAVAEVRVPPSRLRVVLAVAAQAESADEANAAGRTLLAATKARLEASGVAAADIDTDFIAAFPVYAWAVERLNQKDFLAENRVGTRVQYNLHVSVPDEAAALAAVEAAAGAEGVDLLAVDYWSDELTAKQIEAQRKALAAAKAKAELLLSVFEERPQPINVWEGTRILFPHELYRSLPQAEDGARTYYDRDGLTRVPAPRPLQVYYRGLFADVDEVNPTMPGRREIEVVSTVRLYFAAPGRPTGPPAAPAPAVR, encoded by the coding sequence ATGATTCGCTCGCTCCGTGCCCTGACCGTCGTCCTGTCGCTGGCGTCGCTGCCGACCGTCGCCCCGGCCCAGCTCGCCGGCCTCCGCGGCGGTTCTGAGGAGGCGCCCCCGATCCAGGGGCTGGAACCGCCGGACCCGGCCGCCGCGGAGCGGGTCATCACCGTGGAGGCCGTCGCCGAGGTGCGGGTGCCCCCGTCGCGGCTCCGCGTGGTGCTGGCCGTCGCCGCCCAGGCCGAGAGCGCCGACGAGGCGAACGCCGCGGGACGGACCCTGCTGGCGGCGACGAAGGCACGGCTTGAAGCCTCCGGCGTCGCGGCGGCGGACATCGACACGGACTTCATCGCCGCCTTCCCGGTCTACGCCTGGGCGGTCGAACGGCTGAACCAGAAGGACTTCCTGGCCGAGAACCGCGTCGGCACGCGGGTGCAGTACAACCTGCACGTTTCCGTTCCGGACGAAGCGGCCGCCCTCGCCGCGGTCGAAGCGGCGGCCGGGGCCGAGGGCGTCGACCTGCTGGCGGTCGATTACTGGAGCGACGAACTGACGGCGAAGCAGATCGAGGCCCAACGCAAAGCCCTCGCCGCCGCGAAGGCGAAGGCCGAACTGTTGCTGAGCGTGTTCGAGGAACGGCCGCAGCCGATCAACGTCTGGGAGGGGACCCGCATCCTGTTCCCGCACGAACTGTACCGCAGCCTGCCGCAGGCCGAGGACGGCGCCCGGACCTATTACGACCGCGACGGCCTGACCCGCGTCCCGGCGCCGCGGCCGCTCCAGGTGTACTACCGCGGCCTGTTCGCGGACGTGGACGAGGTGAACCCGACCATGCCCGGCCGGCGGGAGATCGAGGTCGTCTCCACGGTTCGGCTGTACTTCGCCGCCCCCGGCCGGCCGACCGGCCCTCCCGCCGCCCCGGCCCCGGCGGTTCGCTGA
- a CDS encoding DUF58 domain-containing protein — MAAASNALFPPDFLNRLEYLSLLSKRVFAGQLMAQKRTRQLGGGVEFADHRQYDPGDDFRHLDWNLYARHGELLLKRFQEEQDLHVYLLIDASKSMATGTPPKFDLARRVAAALAYIALADLDRVAVVAFAGGVVEEMPLTRGKGRVLALLQFLERLEAGGEDTNLSNLVGEFLLRGRRSGLVAVLSDFYDPAGFSAPLSKLRHGGHEPHVVQIYDAAEADPGFLGDVELTDVETGRAVKRTVTEKDLRRYREAFDGFRKELAAFCRSRGWGHTTSRSDVPFDDLVVSMMRGANLVQG; from the coding sequence ATGGCCGCCGCCTCGAACGCCCTGTTCCCGCCGGACTTTTTAAACCGCTTGGAGTACCTCTCTCTGCTGTCGAAACGAGTGTTCGCCGGGCAGTTGATGGCTCAGAAGCGGACCCGGCAGCTCGGCGGGGGGGTGGAGTTCGCCGATCACCGGCAGTACGACCCCGGGGACGACTTCCGGCACCTCGACTGGAACCTCTACGCCCGGCACGGGGAACTGCTGCTCAAACGGTTTCAGGAGGAGCAGGACCTGCATGTCTATCTGTTAATTGACGCCTCGAAAAGCATGGCGACCGGAACGCCGCCGAAGTTCGACCTCGCCCGCCGTGTCGCCGCGGCGCTGGCCTATATCGCTTTAGCAGATCTGGACCGCGTGGCCGTGGTGGCCTTCGCCGGGGGGGTGGTCGAGGAGATGCCGCTGACCCGCGGCAAAGGCCGCGTGCTCGCCCTGTTGCAGTTTCTGGAGCGGTTGGAAGCCGGCGGCGAGGACACGAACCTGTCGAACCTCGTCGGGGAGTTCCTGCTCCGCGGGCGGCGGTCCGGGTTGGTCGCGGTGCTGAGCGACTTCTACGACCCGGCCGGGTTCTCGGCGCCGCTCTCCAAACTGCGGCACGGCGGGCACGAGCCGCACGTGGTGCAAATCTACGACGCGGCCGAGGCGGACCCGGGTTTCCTCGGGGACGTGGAACTGACCGACGTGGAGACCGGCCGGGCCGTCAAACGTACCGTCACGGAGAAAGACCTCCGCCGCTACCGGGAGGCGTTCGACGGCTTCCGCAAGGAGCTCGCCGCCTTCTGCCGGAGCCGCGGCTGGGGCCACACGACCAGCCGCAGCGACGTGCCGTTCGACGATCTGGTGGTCTCCATGATGCGCGGCGCGAACCTGGTGCAGGGATGA
- a CDS encoding coiled-coil domain-containing protein gives MTDRTPPSAPVGAVTNDAIAGPLARVRTRQRLARAGRWAAWGLVPSAVVGAMLGVLNVTGAATVPPWAALAALAAGPVIGALAGLLWASGLNRAAAAVDAHYGLKDRATTALAWSKTDSPWASLQRSDAAERLRTVEPAAVVPFRPGRRLAVGSLAVAAVVGLALFPAPRQASAEVAGPNEDLLAIAADVEAQIDELEEETAEQSTPELEELIEELREHLEQMRESTTDAREALAELSRMEESIRQRTDESSAAVTANLQALAAAMEAAEALRPAAEALKQENFEQAAQLLEEAAPADAPRRERKAAAERMRKAAEAMSAAGLSQMSDATQQMADGMNEGNASKASNGAKSLSKQMKQAAAKQKMNDALCRQLDRLSECKSQCAACMSNSACKSCGSSLCKGGQCKSSKNSTARGQGNRSNSPSNNFGMKDAGNVNDPASLLDGARQQEEITGTAGDGPSDYETSNSPEGRETARRGYAERYAEYQKRSEEVLENEEIPLGHRQLIRDYFESIRPTAADRAAMDAAE, from the coding sequence ATGACCGACCGCACCCCGCCGTCCGCCCCCGTCGGCGCCGTCACGAATGACGCGATCGCCGGGCCGCTGGCCCGCGTCCGCACCCGGCAGCGGCTGGCCCGGGCCGGCCGCTGGGCCGCGTGGGGGCTGGTGCCCTCGGCCGTCGTCGGGGCGATGCTGGGCGTGCTGAACGTCACCGGGGCCGCGACCGTTCCCCCGTGGGCCGCGCTCGCGGCGCTGGCGGCCGGGCCGGTGATCGGGGCTCTGGCCGGACTGCTGTGGGCCAGCGGACTGAACCGGGCGGCCGCCGCGGTGGACGCCCACTACGGCCTGAAGGACCGGGCGACGACGGCGCTGGCCTGGTCGAAGACCGATTCCCCCTGGGCGTCGCTGCAACGCTCCGACGCTGCGGAACGCCTGCGGACGGTGGAGCCGGCGGCAGTGGTGCCCTTCCGCCCGGGCCGTCGGCTGGCGGTCGGTTCGCTGGCGGTCGCCGCGGTCGTGGGCCTCGCCCTGTTCCCGGCCCCCCGGCAGGCCTCCGCAGAGGTCGCCGGCCCGAACGAGGACCTGCTGGCGATCGCCGCGGACGTGGAGGCCCAGATTGACGAACTGGAGGAGGAGACCGCGGAGCAGTCGACACCGGAGCTGGAGGAGCTCATTGAGGAACTCCGCGAGCACCTCGAACAGATGAGGGAGTCGACGACCGATGCCCGCGAGGCGCTGGCGGAACTGTCCCGCATGGAGGAATCGATCCGACAGCGGACCGACGAAAGCAGCGCCGCGGTGACGGCGAACCTGCAGGCGCTCGCCGCGGCGATGGAGGCCGCCGAGGCCCTGCGTCCCGCCGCCGAGGCCCTCAAGCAGGAGAACTTCGAACAGGCCGCCCAGTTGCTGGAGGAGGCCGCCCCCGCCGACGCCCCCCGCCGCGAGCGCAAAGCCGCCGCCGAGCGGATGCGCAAAGCCGCCGAGGCGATGTCCGCGGCCGGCCTGAGCCAGATGTCCGACGCCACCCAGCAGATGGCCGACGGCATGAACGAGGGTAACGCGTCCAAGGCCTCCAACGGGGCGAAATCGCTTTCCAAACAGATGAAGCAGGCCGCGGCGAAGCAGAAGATGAACGACGCCCTATGCCGTCAGCTCGACCGGCTCAGCGAGTGCAAGTCGCAGTGCGCCGCCTGCATGTCAAACTCCGCCTGCAAGAGCTGCGGCTCGAGTCTCTGCAAAGGGGGGCAGTGCAAGAGCTCGAAAAATAGCACGGCCCGCGGCCAGGGGAACCGTTCGAACTCGCCGTCGAACAACTTCGGGATGAAGGACGCCGGGAACGTGAACGATCCGGCCTCCCTGCTGGACGGCGCCCGTCAGCAGGAGGAGATCACCGGGACCGCCGGCGACGGCCCCAGCGATTACGAAACCTCCAACAGCCCCGAGGGCCGCGAGACCGCCCGCCGCGGCTACGCCGAGCGGTACGCCGAGTATCAGAAGCGGTCGGAGGAGGTCCTCGAGAACGAGGAGATCCCGCTGGGCCACCGCCAGCTGATCCGCGACTACTTCGAGTCGATCCGCCCCACCGCCGCCGACCGGGCGGCGATGGACGCGGCGGAGTAA
- a CDS encoding AAA family ATPase, whose translation MTTAPPPDAALAAPNHAAPSEAELKSELDAFREDFARLRAEVGRVIVGHSNIVDGTLTALIAGGHVLLEGVPGLGKTLLVNTLASALSVTFGRVQFTPDLMPADLVGTNVFTEDEHGRKRFEFQKGPIFAHVLLADEVNRATPKTQSALLEAMQEKCVTVGGHTHKLPAPFLVLATQNPLEMEGTYPLPEAQLDRFFVKLLVEFPTAADLGEILNRTTAIDVPTARPVLDGDRVLAMRDLARQVPIADEVRDRAVALTLATHPGHPSAPERVKKYVRFGSSPRGAQAMVLAAKVKAILDGRFHVSKDDLHDAAPAVLRHRLILGFEGQAEGVRADDVIADVVKAR comes from the coding sequence ATGACGACCGCTCCCCCGCCCGACGCCGCCCTCGCCGCCCCGAACCACGCGGCCCCGTCTGAGGCGGAGTTGAAGTCGGAACTGGACGCCTTCCGCGAGGACTTCGCCCGACTGCGGGCGGAGGTCGGCCGGGTGATCGTCGGCCACTCGAACATCGTCGACGGCACCCTCACCGCCCTGATCGCCGGCGGTCACGTGTTGTTGGAGGGCGTGCCGGGGCTGGGCAAAACGCTGCTGGTCAACACGCTCGCCAGCGCGCTGTCCGTCACCTTCGGCCGGGTGCAGTTCACGCCGGACCTGATGCCCGCGGACCTCGTGGGCACGAACGTCTTCACCGAGGACGAGCACGGCCGCAAGCGGTTCGAGTTCCAGAAGGGGCCGATCTTCGCCCACGTCCTGCTGGCGGACGAGGTGAATCGGGCCACGCCGAAGACGCAGTCGGCGTTGCTGGAAGCGATGCAGGAAAAGTGCGTGACCGTCGGCGGGCACACGCACAAACTGCCGGCCCCGTTCCTGGTGCTGGCCACGCAGAACCCGCTCGAGATGGAGGGCACCTACCCGCTGCCGGAGGCCCAGCTGGACCGGTTCTTCGTCAAGCTGCTGGTCGAGTTCCCCACCGCGGCGGACCTGGGCGAGATCCTGAACCGCACCACGGCGATCGACGTCCCCACCGCCCGGCCGGTGCTGGACGGCGACCGCGTGCTGGCGATGCGGGACCTCGCCCGGCAGGTGCCGATCGCCGACGAAGTCCGCGACCGGGCCGTCGCCCTGACCCTGGCCACCCACCCGGGCCACCCCAGCGCCCCGGAGCGGGTGAAGAAATACGTGCGCTTCGGCAGCAGCCCCCGCGGCGCCCAGGCCATGGTGCTGGCGGCCAAGGTGAAGGCGATCCTCGACGGCCGGTTCCACGTCTCCAAAGACGACCTGCACGACGCCGCCCCCGCCGTCCTGCGGCACCGCCTGATCCTCGGCTTCGAAGGCCAGGCCGAGGGGGTGCGGGCGGACGACGTGATCGCCGACGTCGTGAAGGCCCGCTGA
- a CDS encoding VWA domain-containing protein → MNDSSAADLSAYALDLLRPEWLLGLALLPALWFLYRRSLVDFDRGQRIASLVVRSVVVVLLVLALAGLTLLRPTDERYVVFVADESLSVQQADGSDRVRTFLKSVGEPPAGVEAVVLPFAAEAGEPVSLTAYLAPRQDSQGDAPPGGDGEAGNQGEDGGDEGAKGTAIAAALRTALAAAPPDKVRRVVLLSDGNETAGDAVAAALAQAQSGRGDRIDVVPLPTRDGPEVAVSEVVVPAQVARGEPFFMEVAVDSNHADEVTVEVFRGPLKVVSEKQKLEPGENRFQFRQTVERDRLAEYTVRISGAKQDALVDNNAATGLVYAAGKPRVLLIDSAPDAARSFVWALGEEDVEVDVRPPRGVPEDVADLQNYEVIVLANVPATDLTSRQMEVMRTYVRDLGGGLMMLGGDQSFGLGGYYRSVLEEVLPVRSDFEKEKEKPSLAMVLIIDKSGSMGGMKMELAKDAAVAAVELLGAKDQLGVVAFDGSPTWVADIRPASDSVALTNGIASIGAGGGTSLYPAMTEARDALRRAAAKLKHVIILTDGQSSPGDFDGVTRDLVADRVTVSTVGVGQGADMNLLEQIAQTGGGRSYFSDDPGNIPQIFAKETVTASKSAINEEPFVPQVLRPTAALGGVDMESAPFLLGYVVTRPKATAEVILGTESGDPLLAWWRYGLGWSVAFTSDAGPRWAAEWLPWEGFGPFWAQILRHAMRKGGGTGTTVQMTRTGDSVRMILDAADPAGGWRNDATTEVTVIDPTLGSRTVPARQTAPGRYEAEFPVSTDRGGQNGAYHAEIVQSVDGRVVTRQSRGVTVGYPEELRLRPTNDTLLRAVASAGGGTFDPAPAEIFAPDDATAPDPLPLWPYLLATALALWLLDVALRRVDVPALWSRLRPAG, encoded by the coding sequence ATGAACGATTCTTCCGCCGCCGACCTGTCCGCGTACGCCCTCGATCTGCTCCGGCCGGAGTGGTTGCTGGGGCTGGCGTTGCTCCCGGCGCTGTGGTTCCTGTACCGCCGCAGCCTCGTCGACTTCGACCGCGGCCAGCGGATCGCCTCGCTGGTCGTGCGGTCAGTGGTCGTCGTGCTGCTGGTGTTGGCCCTCGCCGGGCTCACCCTGCTGCGGCCGACGGACGAACGGTACGTGGTGTTCGTGGCGGACGAATCGCTCTCCGTACAGCAGGCGGACGGGTCCGACCGCGTGCGAACCTTTCTGAAATCCGTCGGCGAGCCGCCGGCGGGGGTCGAGGCGGTCGTGCTGCCGTTTGCCGCGGAGGCGGGAGAGCCGGTCTCGCTGACGGCGTACCTTGCCCCTCGTCAGGACTCGCAGGGGGACGCGCCGCCTGGCGGCGACGGCGAAGCAGGGAACCAGGGTGAGGACGGCGGAGACGAAGGGGCGAAGGGGACGGCGATCGCCGCGGCACTGCGGACGGCCCTCGCCGCGGCGCCGCCGGACAAGGTGCGGCGGGTGGTGCTGCTTTCCGACGGCAATGAAACCGCCGGCGACGCCGTCGCGGCTGCCCTCGCCCAGGCCCAGTCCGGCCGCGGCGACCGCATCGACGTCGTTCCTCTGCCCACCCGCGACGGGCCGGAGGTGGCCGTTTCCGAGGTCGTCGTCCCCGCCCAGGTGGCCCGCGGGGAGCCGTTCTTCATGGAGGTCGCCGTGGACTCCAATCACGCCGACGAGGTGACGGTCGAAGTCTTCCGCGGCCCGCTGAAGGTCGTGTCTGAAAAGCAAAAGCTCGAACCCGGGGAGAACCGCTTCCAGTTCCGACAAACGGTCGAACGAGATCGCCTCGCCGAATACACCGTCCGCATCAGCGGGGCGAAGCAGGACGCGCTGGTGGACAACAACGCCGCAACCGGGCTGGTCTACGCCGCCGGCAAGCCGCGGGTGCTCCTGATCGACTCCGCCCCGGACGCCGCCCGCAGCTTCGTCTGGGCCTTGGGCGAGGAGGACGTGGAGGTGGACGTCCGCCCGCCCCGCGGCGTGCCGGAGGACGTCGCCGATTTGCAGAACTACGAGGTGATCGTGCTCGCCAACGTCCCGGCCACCGACCTGACGAGTCGGCAGATGGAAGTGATGCGGACCTACGTCCGCGATCTCGGCGGCGGCCTGATGATGCTCGGCGGCGACCAGAGCTTCGGCCTCGGCGGGTACTACCGCAGCGTGCTGGAAGAGGTGTTGCCGGTGCGGTCCGACTTCGAAAAGGAGAAGGAGAAGCCCTCGCTGGCGATGGTTCTGATCATCGACAAAAGCGGTTCCATGGGCGGGATGAAGATGGAGTTGGCCAAGGACGCCGCCGTCGCCGCGGTGGAGTTACTGGGGGCGAAGGACCAGCTGGGCGTGGTGGCCTTCGACGGCTCGCCGACCTGGGTGGCGGACATTCGGCCCGCCTCGGACAGCGTGGCGCTGACGAACGGCATCGCCTCCATCGGGGCCGGCGGGGGAACGAGCCTCTACCCTGCCATGACCGAGGCCCGCGACGCCCTCCGCCGGGCCGCCGCCAAGCTCAAGCACGTCATCATCCTGACCGACGGCCAGAGTTCCCCCGGCGACTTTGACGGCGTCACCCGGGACCTCGTCGCCGACCGCGTGACGGTCTCCACGGTGGGCGTCGGTCAGGGGGCGGACATGAATCTCCTGGAGCAGATCGCCCAGACCGGCGGCGGCCGCAGTTACTTCTCCGACGACCCCGGCAATATCCCGCAGATCTTCGCCAAGGAGACGGTCACCGCCTCCAAAAGCGCCATTAACGAGGAGCCGTTCGTCCCGCAGGTGCTCCGCCCGACGGCGGCCCTGGGGGGCGTGGACATGGAAAGCGCCCCGTTCCTGCTGGGCTACGTCGTCACCCGCCCCAAGGCGACGGCGGAGGTGATCCTCGGCACGGAGTCCGGCGACCCGCTACTGGCCTGGTGGCGCTACGGGCTGGGCTGGAGCGTGGCCTTCACCTCCGACGCCGGCCCCCGCTGGGCCGCGGAGTGGCTGCCGTGGGAGGGTTTCGGGCCGTTCTGGGCGCAGATCCTGCGGCACGCCATGCGGAAGGGCGGCGGCACGGGGACCACCGTGCAGATGACCCGCACCGGCGATTCGGTCCGCATGATCCTCGACGCCGCCGACCCCGCCGGCGGCTGGCGGAACGATGCGACGACTGAGGTGACGGTCATCGACCCGACACTCGGCTCCCGCACCGTGCCCGCCCGGCAGACGGCCCCCGGCCGGTACGAGGCGGAGTTTCCCGTCTCCACGGACCGCGGCGGTCAGAACGGGGCCTACCACGCGGAGATCGTGCAGAGCGTCGACGGCCGCGTCGTCACCCGGCAGAGCCGCGGCGTGACCGTCGGCTATCCGGAGGAACTGAGGCTCCGCCCCACGAACGACACGCTGCTGAGGGCCGTCGCCAGCGCCGGCGGCGGGACGTTCGACCCGGCCCCCGCCGAGATCTTCGCCCCCGACGACGCCACCGCCCCGGACCCGCTGCCGCTCTGGCCGTACCTGCTGGCGACCGCATTGGCCCTCTGGCTGCTGGACGTCGCCCTCCGCCGCGTCGACGTCCCGGCCCTGTGGTCCCGCCTGCGACCGGCGGGGTAA
- a CDS encoding BatA domain-containing protein: MNFAAPSMLWWLALAVPVIALYVLKVRLRRVPVSTLMFWDRVYQEKAPRSPFERLRHLGSLLFQLLLVALLALALADPFTDAEARTARRLVLVIDASASMAAPANPDEPGAGSRLDAAKARAADLVQGLRHRDAAAIIVAGAAAEVACGLTGHPPTLAEAVDAVPQTDAPGAVPDALALARRLVAGRENGRVLLFSDREPEGVTLDDNVALLPFGAAGGNVAITAFQARRSLTDPIGYEILAEVSNFADAPVECRLDFDLAGAGIDAVPLDLAPGETWRRTFEKTSQSGGELVARLVFDDAEADDEAGGDEAGTAPPANLLTADDEARAVLPPRDRMPVALVTPGNLFLQQVFAANPLVDLTVTGEAPDELPAGTILVLHRVVPEELPDGPVWFIDPREGGDLFTVGEEIVAPNVRLTEEAEGSPLLANVQLDQIDLPKVRPLTLAANVDAAVLAEVAAEVGAAGDADAEAGAPLLVALRRPLDGGGRGKAVVLAVDLDATDLPLRTAFPILAVNALTWFTDAAGELRPAAATGSTVSVPLPDGADSEQWSVFAPSGAARPLPAGLTAATLGPLAEAGLWRLAPRRPEVNDAEEPTAGTSSDAIDWPAETIPVAVNLTAPTESDTRTVAPASEGADPAGTAGGRPWWVWLAAGALVLVGVEWWLYQRRFIQ, translated from the coding sequence ATGAACTTCGCCGCCCCCTCGATGCTCTGGTGGTTGGCCCTCGCGGTTCCCGTGATCGCGTTGTACGTGCTGAAGGTCCGCCTACGGCGGGTGCCGGTCAGCACGCTGATGTTCTGGGACCGGGTTTATCAGGAAAAGGCCCCGCGGAGCCCGTTCGAACGCCTGCGGCACCTCGGCTCGCTTCTCTTTCAATTATTGCTCGTCGCCCTGCTGGCACTGGCCTTGGCGGACCCATTCACCGATGCGGAGGCCCGCACCGCCCGCAGGCTGGTGCTGGTGATCGACGCCTCCGCCAGCATGGCCGCCCCGGCGAACCCGGACGAACCCGGTGCCGGCAGTCGGCTGGACGCCGCGAAGGCCCGGGCCGCGGACCTGGTGCAGGGACTGCGGCACCGGGACGCCGCGGCGATCATCGTCGCCGGCGCCGCCGCGGAGGTCGCCTGCGGCCTGACCGGCCACCCGCCGACGCTCGCCGAGGCGGTCGACGCCGTGCCCCAGACCGACGCCCCCGGCGCCGTGCCAGACGCCCTCGCCTTGGCCCGCCGGCTGGTCGCCGGTCGGGAGAACGGCCGCGTGCTGCTGTTCTCCGATCGGGAACCGGAGGGGGTGACGCTGGACGACAACGTCGCCCTGCTGCCCTTCGGCGCCGCCGGGGGGAACGTGGCGATCACCGCGTTTCAGGCCCGCCGCAGCCTGACCGACCCGATCGGTTACGAGATCCTCGCGGAGGTGTCGAACTTCGCCGACGCCCCGGTCGAGTGCCGGTTGGACTTCGACCTCGCCGGCGCCGGTATCGACGCGGTCCCGCTGGACCTCGCCCCCGGCGAGACCTGGCGGCGGACCTTCGAGAAGACGAGTCAGTCCGGCGGCGAACTGGTCGCCCGGCTGGTCTTCGACGACGCCGAGGCAGACGACGAAGCGGGAGGAGACGAGGCGGGGACGGCCCCGCCGGCGAACCTGCTGACCGCGGACGACGAGGCCCGGGCCGTGCTCCCGCCGCGGGACCGCATGCCGGTGGCGCTGGTCACGCCGGGCAACCTGTTTCTGCAGCAGGTGTTCGCCGCGAACCCGCTGGTCGACCTGACGGTGACGGGCGAGGCGCCGGACGAACTGCCGGCGGGGACGATCCTCGTGCTGCACCGCGTCGTGCCGGAGGAGTTGCCGGACGGGCCGGTCTGGTTCATCGACCCCCGCGAGGGCGGCGACCTGTTCACGGTGGGCGAGGAGATCGTCGCCCCCAACGTGCGGCTGACGGAGGAGGCCGAGGGTTCCCCGCTGCTGGCGAACGTGCAGTTGGATCAGATCGACCTGCCGAAGGTGCGCCCCCTCACCCTCGCAGCGAACGTCGACGCCGCCGTGCTGGCGGAGGTCGCGGCCGAGGTGGGCGCTGCGGGGGACGCCGACGCCGAGGCCGGCGCCCCGCTGCTGGTCGCCCTGCGGCGGCCGCTCGACGGCGGCGGGCGGGGCAAGGCGGTCGTGCTGGCGGTCGATCTGGACGCGACCGACCTGCCGCTGCGGACGGCGTTTCCGATTCTGGCCGTCAACGCCCTGACCTGGTTCACCGACGCCGCCGGCGAGCTGCGGCCCGCCGCCGCGACGGGTTCGACCGTCTCCGTACCGCTGCCGGACGGGGCCGACAGCGAGCAGTGGAGCGTGTTCGCCCCCTCCGGCGCCGCCCGCCCACTGCCGGCGGGGCTGACCGCCGCGACGCTCGGTCCGCTGGCCGAGGCCGGCCTCTGGCGCCTCGCCCCGCGGCGGCCGGAGGTGAATGACGCCGAGGAACCGACCGCCGGCACATCTTCTGACGCGATCGACTGGCCGGCGGAGACGATCCCGGTCGCCGTGAACCTCACCGCCCCGACGGAGAGCGACACCCGCACGGTCGCCCCGGCCTCCGAGGGCGCCGACCCCGCCGGCACGGCCGGCGGCCGGCCGTGGTGGGTCTGGCTGGCGGCGGGCGCGCTGGTGCTGGTCGGCGTCGAGTGGTGGCTCTACCAGCGGCGGTTCATCCAGTGA